From the genome of Branchiostoma floridae strain S238N-H82 chromosome 8, Bfl_VNyyK, whole genome shotgun sequence:
AGGAGCTTGCAGAGGAAGCTTTAGTAGTATCACTTGGTTTAGAGGACATTAAAACGATGACATTAAAAATATTAGATTCTGGTCTTTTAAAGATCCGACAGTTTTGGAAAAGACGGATGTGATGTTTACATAGAAAGTAAAATTAACTTACAATGAATCTATGCAGCTGGAATGCACTCACATTATGCATATGGTGTTTCCCCTTTTCAGATACAGAGATGGAACTCAGCAGCTATTAGAAAAATCTTCCTATATGTTCCTCCAGGGTAATGACCTCCtgccgctgaagtggatggcgcCGGAGGGCCTGAAGAACGAGGCTAGGTTCACCCACAAGAGTGACGTGTGAGTATTAAACTTTGTCTGTAAAAACTGAACTTGTAAACAATAATGCTGATCTTCTTCAGACAGACAGTTGTCAATCTTCATATCTTAGTTATAACCTTTGCCCTCTTTAACGCAATTGGTCTTTTATTTTCCAGCTGGTCCTTTGGGGTTCTGTTGTGGGAAGTGGCGCAGCTCGGCCGTACGCCGTACCCTGGGATGGAGGGGGCAGACAGACTGTATGATGCTCTGCAAAACCACTTCAGACTCCCCAGGCCTCAGTTATGCACAGAAGGAAGGTACGACTGGGATGGTTTTGGAAGGAGGGGAATCCGGAGTACTCACACTGCTACACTTCCATGTTATTTCTAGAATGAAAGCTGGCCTATGTTGGAAGAACATATAACTGTTACGTTAAAGtttatttcttactttctgtcgAAGACGGTGAGAGGTATCGACGTCTGGCCCAATTCTGAAGATGGATTCTGGAATGACAATAACAGCGCGTTGGTTATAAAATAGAATCGGTCATATTCAGGAAATGTCGTAGAAAGTCATGACATCAGACTGAATGAACAATGTCTGTCCTtctgttaagctaagggcacaacccgccgtacgtacaaTTTTGCCGTACGTGGCTGTACAGGGTAgacgcgtcgcccgtactggcacgtacgggggcgaatctgaagcctgatggcacacaaagttttgcctgcacgtaaagttctacgacgtgtctgcgtgctccaaaatccgtcgcgttccctacgagttcgtacggagccGGTACTTAcgacttacggatcccaaaagattgcacacgttttggcacgtagacagcacgtatttgcacgtacggcaggttgtgcccttagctttctGTACATGCTTCCTGTTCCAACCCAGATACCAGCTGATGCTGCAGTGCTGGAAGTTTAACGAGAAGACCAGGCCGGACGCCTCGACTGTCAGACAGCAGCTGGAGGCAGATCCCAATGTgagatgtatttttttttcacctgtTTGTCTCACCtacatgttgctgtttttgCTACTTGACGTTTGTTCAAATTGGGTGACATTTCTGCCTATCGATGTTGAATAACGCACCAGCAACtgatttctttctttgtatgACGTCCATACTATTGTAATTTTTGATTGACCCATAGTGAAAAAAGAGGATGTCATTGTTTCCAACATATTCTGTCGTTGCGTCATCAGGGCTTCTTTTACTTCAACGCACCCGTGGCTGCGATAGAGGCACCAGTTACCTCGGTATGAGACCAAAAGGGATGTCAGAAGAAGGCGGGTGACGTCATTCTGGAAAACAAAGCACAAAAGTGGTCTAGCTAGATCATTCCATTCTTTGCTGCCATTCAACTTTATTTCAGAATATTCTGGcagatatacatatagaatacaacacggtgtattccgtatcacagCCCGACcacgggaaggatcgcccgacggccgaaggcacttggtgccctcgaacaaacaCTGTTACAATAGCAATGTTTTAATGTCCGAATCAGGCCTAGGTTTTCGAATTGTCGACCGCGCCGCTCTGGCGTGCGCAGTGTATGTTCGAATTATATTGttgtgatacaacttcgaagcctgtgtggtacggctttttatcacatgAACAcatgtatcgaacgttatcgcgcctaggtatgacataaagtccAAAACAAATATCAGTACAACTCAACTGAATAAAatttatttacaaatgtatatataactACAGGACAATATTCTATGATAAACTAGTATGAATAGATATGTgcagatatatatataactgtgaaaataagatacatgaaatacaaaGCACTAGGTCACACAGAAAAATCAAAATAAGAATATTCACAGTTACCGAATTGTCCTGTGAGGGCgtctttttcttgtttgattttGAACTACAACTATGGATTGTTCTACATTCTATTACTATTTTGAACACATGTTAATTCATGTGATGAAAGtccaaaacaaacatcaaataTTATAAATACATATATTGAAAAATCCTTCATATGAATTACATAGTGGTCTTACAGCTGTGACGTCATTGTTGATATATGTGACCGAGTTCACCACGAGACTCAGTGTACATGTCATGGAACGGTGTCATTGAACCCACTCATGTCATGACACGCAGTAACTCCAGACAAAAACGTTTAAATGGCAAAGGGTCCCTTATGTTTATGCTGATACCCCCATTCCacaaggacggcgctctcgccgcgctctctctgcgacgtaatttttgacagatcgctcaacgaattgtgtagaaaagaaacgaatatttttttacagtttgtgcgttttgttgtcttctcggtcacactttcacattttgtatgatcagtgagagcgcagtgagagcgcaatGAGAGcgtagtgagagcgcagcgcgatcgccgtcaaGTCCATCCGGTGCAATAGGAAAAGTACAAATAGACCCAGATAACCTGAATTCACTTGGATTATAGTTGTTGTTATTTCTACATGTGCTACTGTCCCATACCAGATTCCTGCAAAGAATACTATTTCTGGTAATTAAGAAACACTTTAGAGCAAAGTAATACGTAACACTTTAACGCTATTGAATGTTAATCAGTAAAACCGTAGCGCGTCAGAAAATCTGCACGGCAGGCTGGGGGGCGCTGTCTATTGTTTGCtggagagaaaacaaaacatccaCAAAGAAACGAAAAACCGGTTCTTTCACTAAATGATGTCTCATTAAAGTATCCCAATTATCTGCGTGTGGGTCAGTTAACCCATTGCATCTTGTCACTATACGGAAAAATACCCCCAGGTGCTTCCGAGAGGGGGGGCGGAAGAGAGCACCGGTAGGACGGATACCACGGCAACAACTAGGCAACGGCCCCGACTACGACCTGAACAAACGGCAACGGACACACAGGTAGCATGCCGATGCGgtaaattgtgcaaaaacaGTAGGGGTCTCAAGATCCATCAGACGAAAATGGGCTGTCTGAGGCAACACCCAGAGCAACGCTCGAGAATTCTCGGTGAGACGGCGGAGGTTAGGAGACAGGAAGAAACCCACAGTTCTCAAGACCTTCATGTGAGCGGTGAGCAGCAGACAGCCAATCCAAGCTCTGATCCAGATCCAGCGACGAGCCAACAAGCTGTTAGGAGAAACGAGGAATTGACAGAAACCGCTGAAAAGGAGAGACCGCACGATAGTCAGGGAGAAGCTGGAGACCAAGAAGTGCTACCGGAAGGCAATAGGCTTGCAGAACCTAGGAAAAGCCAAGTCAAATGGCCCCCAAGCAATGCAGAGAAAGAATGGCAACAGCTAGACGAAGACCTAGAAGGGATATTAGAAAGCGTGCTGGCAGGAGCAGCAGAAAGGAAGATAGAGGCAATGATGGAAATTGTGTACAGTGTTGGAGTTGAGAGGTTTGGAGAGAAGCCTGTAGGGAAAAGCAGACGACAAGCTGGGCACCCAAATcggagagaaagagaaaggaaGCAGATAAGGAAAGAGCTAAAAGTGCTAAGAAAGAGATGGCTGAAAGCAACTGAGATGGAAAAAGAAGCCCTTGAAGTGCTGAGAAAAGAGTTGAGATCAAGACTGTGCACTCTAGGTAGAGCAGAAAGAGCTAGGAGGAAGAGGAAAGACAGAGAAAGGAGGAGGGCAGAATTCGTGGCAAACCCCTTCAAGTTcactaagcagatgttgggtgcaAAAACCAGCGGAAACCTTACGGCCAGTGTGGAGGAGGTAGAGATTCATCTGAGAGCAACACATGGGGACCAGCACCGTGACAGTCCCATAGAAGACATAGAAGGAATGGAAGAACCAGCTCCAGTGTACCCGATGGATTGTAGTGAAATAAAGCTGTCTGAGGTAAAGGAGGTCGTACAGAAGGCAAGAGCGGGATCAGCACCCGGCCCTAGCGGAATAACTTACAAAGTCTACAAGAAGTGCCCCAAATTAGTGAGGAGACTCTGGAAGCTACTTAAGGTACTCTGGCGGAAAGAGAAAATACCCGAATCCTGGAAGAAAGCTGAGGGGGTGTTTTGCCCCAAACAAGAGAACTCGCTGAAGATCGACCAGTTCAGAACAATCTCCCTGTTATCAGTGGAGTGCAAGATTTATTTTGCGATCTTGGCTAAGAGACTCTTGCACTTTATGCTGAGGAACAACTATATAGACACATCGGTACAGAAAGGAGGGGTACCAGGGTTTTCTGGCTGCCTCGAGCATACCAGTATTCTGACACAACTGATCCAAGAAGCAAAAACAGAGAAGAAAGACCTCTCAGTAGTCTGGTTGGACTTAGAAAATGCATACGGCTCAGTTCCTCACCAATTGATCAAGATGGCCCTAAACAAATGTCATGTTCCACAGCAGGCATGTAGAGTGATAAGCCAGTACCTGGACGGTCTACAGATAAGATTCACAGTCAATGGGAACACTACAGCTTGGCAGAGCCTACAGAGGGGGATTATAACCGGATGCACAATCTCAGTGATACTCTTCGTAGCAGCGATGAACCTTGTCATGAAGCCAGCTATGCGTCAGAGTAGAGGCCCAAAAACAAGTTCGGGAGTCAGACAGCCTCCGTTAAAGGCTTTTATGGACGACCTTACAATCACAACTGAGAGTGTGCTGAGTTCTAGGTGGATGCTCAAGAGTTTGGAGGAGGCCGCAACCTGGGCAAGAATGAAGTTTAAAGCAAGAAAGTGTAGAAGATTGGTACTGAGGAAGGGAAGATTGACTAATACGATCCAGTTGGAAATTCAAGGAGAAAGAATACCTTCAGTAACCGAACAACCGATAAAAAGCCTTGGtaagaagtttgacaaatcACTAGGAGACCAGAACAACATAAAGGAATTCAGACAGCAAGTTAACCAAGGGCTGAAGGCAATAGAAGAAAGCAAACTACCAGGGAAATTCAAGGTCTGGTGTTACCAGTACGGTCTGCTGCCCAGAATAACATGGCCAATGACAATGTATGATATGTCCCTTACCACAGTGGAAGAAGTCGAGAGGAAGATTAGCAGACATCTCCGGAAGTGGCTGGGGCTCCCATGCTTTACCAGACTAGGCCTATACAGCAGAACGGCGAGACTGCAGTTACCGTTCACCTCAGTAGTGGAAGAGTTTAAGGTGTGCAAGACAAGGGCCCTGATGACCTTGGAGGGGAGTAAGGATGAAAAGGTCAGTCAGGCAGGCGTGGAACTGAGGTCAGGACGGAAGTGGTCTGTGGCAAAGGCAGTACAAGAGGCCAAGAGTAGTCTTAGACATCGCGACATAGTGGGAGTGGTGGCCCAAGGCAGACTGGGATTAGGAGCAGGGAAAACTGACCACCAGAGCTGGTGCACAGCAGGGCCAAGAGAGAGAAGGGAGATGGTACAGAGAGAAACGAGAAGGAAAGAGGAGGAAGTTAGAAGGGCCCAGGCAGTGAGTCAAGGTAGTCAGGGTGCATGGACTAGATGGGAAGGAGTTAAAGACAGAAAGGTAATGTGGAAAGAGTTGAATAGATGGGAGCCCCTGAGATTGCAATTCCTCCTGAAGTCAGTGTACAATCTTCTACCCACTCCAGCAAACAAGAAAATGTGGGGGATGCAAGAAGAGGAGAACTGTGGCCTGTGCGGTAAAAGAGGATCATTGAGCCATATTCTGTCAGGATGCCCAGTGGCCTTGAGCCAAGGAAGATACCGATGGAGGCACGACAAGGTGCTGAGGGTATTGGCAGCAGTGCTGAAGAGGAAAGGACGAGAAACAAGCAACAGGTCAGAAAGGGGCCGCAGTTCATCGGATTCTTGAGAGAGGGGGAAGTgaggaaaggaaagaaggaaagaggGAAAGATGTAGGGATACTCAACACAGCAAAAGATTGGGTCTTACAAGTCGACCTAGACAAGAAGCTAATCTTTCCAGAAGAAGTAGTGACAACAAGTCTAAGACCGGATGTGATCCTGAAGTCAAGTCAGACAAAGCAAGTAGTCCTTCTGGAACTGACTGTTCCATGGGAAGAGAGGCTAGAGGAAGCCCATGAAAGAAAGGCCTTGAAGTATCAGGAACTGGTTCAGAATTGCAAAGACCAAGGATGGAAGACACAATGCTTCCCAGTGGAGGTTGGGACCAGAGGCTTTATTGGCCAGTCAGTATGGAAGACACTAGGAGCAGTTGGTGTAAATGGGAAAAGGAGGAGAGATGCTACCAGAAGACTAACCGAAGAAGCAGAACGCTCATCACGATGGATCTGGATCCGAAGCAATGAACGTGATTGGAAAGGTCATGACTAGGCAGTATTGGCCACACTGCCTGCCCCGCCTCCCTGAGGGGGTCCTGCTAGGGGGCGAAACCCCCATTGATGGGAGGAAGCAGCTGAAGATGTCATGACGCAGTACTACTCATCCACTGTTTTCGGTAAGCTAATGAGCtttcactaatctccaagcagatgttagactccggctgtttttcaaaatgcatttttacGCGTAGTTATCGGACTTGCTATGTTGTACCATTTATGTCTCGCGGCCTAAAATACACTCATGCATGtaaaaacacaagaaataaaGCATGAGCACAGGTGCATCCAATATAAGTTTTGAAATGCATGATATGATTCCGCAaatacgcgacaatccaatctcgttgggaggtctcgcgagactgtaatctggccgcgcgcgcgcgtgatttgacagtcggacggtaacagccttcagcagcccagcggctaacaatggcttctcccagcatcgactcgatcgagtcaacttcagagattcgttgtgcttttatttggcaacatccgccggtaaatcggcatgccatgagcagataatattgttgtgaacctatggactcgatatcgtgctgtaaattggcaaatttctggtcatttttcacaatttttgacgggcggtttatgcttgcttgtcgtgagaaaaacgtgcatataggcatacttgtagttactcggataagtttggctcaagccgtaaaaatatcccacaaaagcttacaagtaccatcattggatccttgtagatccaaactcgtaagactttcggcgattttgaccgtaaattagtcgatggcaacatgagggtctgcatgcctttttccgttaagcgttacgagccattttaattcaccgttaagcgttaccgacccgctctaattcaacgttaatcgttatcggtatattcttcgtgaagcgttattggtcattttaattcaacgttaatcgttatttgttatcccgaattcaccgttaagcgttaccaagaaattcttcgtaagtCTGGTGACACGAAGtctaatgccagatagaacccctgagaatgcaggaaatggcgtttcaaagtgtccatatttcaaaatttctccgagcctcccggccttcggctctggacagggtaaaatatgttgcggaagcgttgccctcaaaatatttatcactcatacagatttcagtgtcaagcttagtttcgggcaaaaagtaatcctagaatgcagaaaatgaggtttctcccttgcgacggcttgcgcctttggcacTTACGACGACAttgcgaaaatatgttaggggcgtgggttttcgcacaaaaaaaacaacttttctctctaagaaaatgttatatcttatttagcttcgtcttacagcaaaatctgtccttcaaaaggcAGTAAATGACGTTTCAGGCGGTCCAGATTTTTTAATTtccccggacttatattgcaacgtctcctgccttccgagctcgaatcgaaatgttaaaatatgtcgggggctctgggggtggaggcctaagctataaccatgtgtaatttgatgaaaatgtcaaaatcaacctcaGCTTAGTCGgttggcaaaatttgccgaaaaatgcaggaaatagcatttaagagggtcttgattttagtattttcccgggggagcatacccccggacccccctgggatgcgtcgcgccttcggcgctctatgtgctgaaacaatagttcaatccctccataagaaatttgctgccgccgtctctgtggcgggccgggaactctagatctgcctccgtcaatttacagatgtcatggacattgtccctgtcattcctccagGTTCTGGGCatcttttgcttctcacaatgtcattagtcggatattttcacccattgatataactactctagcgttgtatgaataggaatgcacgtcaatgttacttaaTTGTTATGcgttgtaactccttctgaatttaccgttaagcgttagcgggcctcctgaatttaccgttaagcgttagcgggcctcctgaattcaccgttaagcgttaccaagacccccccatgcagaccctccaacatatcggcctttgggagtttacgcgtacgtgagttggggaggggggcgtgtttccgtgttcgttttgatcaagacggggtcacttttccgactatgtctatgatttcagttttcgccggatgaaactccacaaaaacgtgaacatatcgatgtagggtccttctgggtagaaatctagcatggtttcggcggctttgtgggcaactttttattggttAACTTCATACGTgatgagtgggtgtgtctgctaatgtataacgtttggcatttgctgttctttttcagatcaacgtGTCGCGATCGAAATTTACATCatcagggaaatactgcaaattatatggatgcaatagccgtatttcatgttttataaaaGATGTCTTAACATATGTTCTTACTCGATCTCGTAGAGCTTTGCAACTCATgcttttgagaaatgataattacatgtatatatcattagtgttttttccaaatgatagacaagttctcacagcatttacagtattgacgaaaataagcatccgataagtaatacttttgggaaatggtaatgtttcatacacataatcattcaaatgtacattgtattaaaatgtgaactttcaacatctctgactgtttttgtgtggcataatttttgcaacaaatgagaCATCGTCCTACTCAGACCTAAGACAGGTAAGCCGTAAGGTGTCCACTTCCCTGTGCTATacatagtagtccactgtattctgccgatgcagtggtctggacactctgcatcaacaatcagtctttcttcatacataccATAGAGTTTCTTACCCCCTTTGGCTCTTTGAGTGAACAGCTCCGGTAGTATGGCTGTTTTGTGAAAGTGGTCAAGCTTTGGgatattcttcttctgccattctgAGTCTACTTTAATTCGTTCGCAGAATAAATTATCCCTGCCAAAGAAGACAACGAAGTCCGCCCAATTTAAGTTACAGCAATAGACATTCCCTTGCACTTGGTGGTGGTACCTGTGTGACGTCTTGAGTGCTGCACTGCTGTCTACCTTTGTTCTTTGGACTGCCTATTTTAGCGTGAGTCCTTTCTTTGAATGGGGACACAATGAATACACGAATGCGTTACTGGAAATACATGCAGTAGATGTACACATTTCCcgttaaaaagtataaaaacgcacatttctaatttcatgttcatggtgaAATTATACCTTCCGAGCTGTCTTTTTACCAGACAATCCCAGtgcttaagtttttttttcatcaagtacatttggggggatcttgaaaaatatgatgCATGTTGGCACTTTCTCTTCATTGACACACTTGGACTGacggctattgcatccatatgatttgcagtatttccctgctgatgtgaatttcgatcgcgacgcgttgatctgaaaaagaacagcaaatgccaaacgttatacatttgcagacacacccactcattACATATTACGTTAACCAAAAAAGTCGGCCACAAAGCCGCTgaaaccatgctagatttctacccagaaggaccctacatcgatatgttcacgtttttgtggagtttcatctggcgaaaactgaaatcatagtcggaaaagtgactccgccttgatcaaaacgaacgcATATACgcggaaacacgcccccctccccaactcacgtacgcgtaaactcccaaagtcgatatgttgccatcgactaatttacggtcaaaatcgccgaaagtcttacgagtttggatctacaaggatccaatgatggtacttgtacgcttttgtgggatatttttacggcttgagccaaacttatccgagtaactacaagtaaggcgacgcgcctatatgcacgtttttctcacgacaagcaagcataaaccgcccgtcaaaaattgtgaaaaatgaccagaaatttgccaatttacagcacgatatcgagtccataggttcacaacaatattatctgctcatggcatgccgatttaccggcggatgttgccaaataaaagcacaacgaatctctgaagttgactcgatcgagtcgatgctgggagaagccattgttagccgctgggctgctgaaggctgttaccgtccgactgtcaaatcacgcgcgcgcgcggccagattacagtctcgcgagacctcccaacgagattggattgtcgcgtattAAATGCATTACGAACCAGATCGTGTACGTTCAATGCGGTAATTACCACGTGACATGGCGATGTGTTCGTGCGGTTTGGGAGAGAAGTTTAAGatgtcacacgtgcgtatatatttaagtccgtatgaggcgcgcatgggagtatttacctccaccaggccccacaggtcgttggaaaaataatggaaattggacaaaggtaaacaggtaacatgtcagacgagttagctgggtcgctaaccatacttctcggtcagctgaCTCCTCATCTGGTATGTTATCCAtctgtatttgtccaatttgtactatttttcccgcgacccgtggagcctggtagagactaagagcttcatacgcacctcaaacggacttggatatatacgcaggtgtgaccccaccttaacaacAACAAGGAGAGGCCGCGAGACATGAAGAAAAGGTAGAAAAACTAGAAAGCCTAATAAAAACactgaaatacattttaaaacacaaccggagcctaacctctgcttggacagtaatTTGACTGNNNNNNNNNNNNNNNNNNNNNNNNNNNNNNNNNNNNNNNNNNNNNNNNNNNNNNNNNNNNNNNNNNNNNNNNNNNNNNNNNNNNNNNNNNNNNNNNNNNNNNNNNNNNNNNNNNNNNNNNNNNNNNNNNNNNNNNNNNNNNNNNNNNNNNNNNNNNNNNNNNNNNNNNNNNNNNNNNNNNNNNNNNNNNNNNNNNNNNNNNNNNNNNNNNNNNNNNNNNNNNNNNNNNNNNNNNNNNNN
Proteins encoded in this window:
- the LOC118421998 gene encoding uncharacterized protein LOC118421998 is translated as MGCLRQHPEQRSRILGETAEVRRQEETHSSQDLHVSGEQQTANPSSDPDPATSQQAVRRNEELTETAEKERPHDSQGEAGDQEVLPEGNRLAEPRKSQVKWPPSNAEKEWQQLDEDLEGILESVLAGAAERKIEAMMEIVYSVGVERFGEKPVGKSRRQAGHPNRRERERKQIRKELKVLRKRWLKATEMEKEALEVLRKELRSRLCTLGRAERARRKRKDRERRRAEFVANPFKFTKQMLGAKTSGNLTASVEEVEIHLRATHGDQHRDSPIEDIEGMEEPAPVYPMDCSEIKLSEVKEVVQKARAGSAPGPSGITYKVYKKCPKLVRRLWKLLKVLWRKEKIPESWKKAEGVFCPKQENSLKIDQFRTISLLSVECKIYFAILAKRLLHFMLRNNYIDTSVQKGGVPGFSGCLEHTSILTQLIQEAKTEKKDLSVVWLDLENAYGSVPHQLIKMALNKCHVPQQACRVISQYLDGLQIRFTVNGNTTAWQSLQRGIITGCTISVILFVAAMNLVMKPAMRQSRGPKTSSGVRQPPLKAFMDDLTITTESVLSSRWMLKSLEEAATWARMKFKARKCRRLVLRKGRLTNTIQLEIQGERIPSVTEQPIKSLGKKFDKSLGDQNNIKEFRQQVNQGLKAIEESKLPGKFKVWCYQYGLLPRITWPMTMYDMSLTTVEEVERKISRHLRKWLGLPCFTRLGLYSRTARLQLPFTSVVEEFKVCKTRALMTLEGSKDEKVSQAGVELRSGRKWSVAKAVQEAKSSLRHRDIVGVVAQGRLGLGAGKTDHQSWCTAGPRERREMVQRETRRKEEEVRRAQAQTRKCGGCKKRRTVACAVKEDH